CTTCGTCGAGCCCACTGTTATTGTAGACCTACCAAAGAATCATCAATTTTTTAAAAATGAACTATTCGTGCCAATTCTATGTATAGCTGAAGTCGATTCCCTTGATGAAGCAATAAAACTTTCGAACGATGTGGAGTATGGTCTAACAGCAGGAATCTTCACTGAAGATGAAAGTGAGATACAAAAATTCTTTGATAACATCCAAGCAGGTGTAATCTATGCAAATCGGGATATGGGTGCAACTACAGGTTCGATGGCAGGTGCACAGCCTTTTGTAGGATGGAAATTTAGCGGATCGAGTGGAAAAGGGGCTGGTGGATTTTACTATTTACATCAGTTCTTAAGAGAGCAGAGCCAGACGATCGTTCTTTAGTTAATTGATTTACAGGTGAACAAAACCTATTAATTCAATAATCCTTAACATCTATTATGAACTTTGAACAAATAGAAGTATCCTTAGAAGAGATCTCGAAAGAGCTCGATGAAGTTGAAGGAAAGCGAGAAAGGTTATTACGTGAATCTAGGGACGTTATATCTCTATCCGGTAAAGCGATAACAGATATACACTCTATGAATCTAAAGGATGCAAGCTTAAAAATCGATAAAGCAAAGGAACTATTGATAAATCTAAGGAAAGTTAGCAGTAATGATCTGAATAGATATTTGATAGTACCTGAGACGGAATACGTCGAAGCCACATCCCTTTATTCAATAGCCATGAAAAAGCCGATACCATCGTATAAAGAGCTTGAAGTAATGAACATCTCTTATCTTCTTGGTCTATTGGATACTATAGGAGAGATTAAGAGGCGTACTTATGATGAAATCAGAAGAGGAAAAAGTAGAGAAGCCTCAGAACTCTTTAAAATTATGGAGCACTTATATGTTATTCTATTACCCCTCGCAGTTTATGACCGATTAGCTAAAGGGTTAAGGAGAAAGTTGGATGTAGCAAGAATCCTCATTGAGGACACCCGTTCTGCAGTCACAGAAGAAGCAAGAAGGTCTGAGTTGATAAAGTCTATAGAAGGACTATTTAAGAGACTTCCATCATATAAATAAAAAATATAAAGAATTAGTTGTTATGGATAAAATAGATACACCCACTCTAAGCTTACTAACTAGGATTCAGGAGATTGTAGCAAAAGCACATAGCCTTGAACCATTCGATAAAGATCATATTAACAATGTGTGTGGGGTAGATGTATCCTATAGATCGGAAAAGGCTGCGGCCTCAGCGGTGGTTTGGAGTTGCTTTGATCGAAAAGTAGTAGAAGTCTCAAATTATATTGATGAACCATTTTTCCCTTATAGATCTGGTTATTTTTTCATTCGTGAGGCACCTTTAGTAATTTCAGCAGTCAAAGCCCTTGAAGTAGAGCCCGATATAGTTCTTGTCGATGGGCATGGCATAGCCCACCCAAGGAGGGCGGGATTGGCCGTTTTCGTAGGGATCGCTCTGGATATGCCTACCCTTGGCTTTGCAAAGTCCATCTTAGTTGGCAAGATAGGCTCATTTAAAGGAATCACAGCTCCAATCTTACTAGAGGGTTCCACGGTTGGCGTGGCTTTAAGAGTTCGTGAGAACGGCAAGACTTATTTCGTGAGCCCTGGACATAAATTAACAGTTGAAGAATCTGCGATAATTGCTCAGTCTGAATATAAGAATCTAATAAAGGCTCTTGAGTTGGCTCATAATTCATCAAAGAAGATTCTTGGGGAAGGT
Above is a window of Candidatus Methylarchaceae archaeon HK02M2 DNA encoding:
- a CDS encoding RNA-binding protein, whose product is MNFEQIEVSLEEISKELDEVEGKRERLLRESRDVISLSGKAITDIHSMNLKDASLKIDKAKELLINLRKVSSNDLNRYLIVPETEYVEATSLYSIAMKKPIPSYKELEVMNISYLLGLLDTIGEIKRRTYDEIRRGKSREASELFKIMEHLYVILLPLAVYDRLAKGLRRKLDVARILIEDTRSAVTEEARRSELIKSIEGLFKRLPSYK
- a CDS encoding endonuclease V, whose amino-acid sequence is MDKIDTPTLSLLTRIQEIVAKAHSLEPFDKDHINNVCGVDVSYRSEKAAASAVVWSCFDRKVVEVSNYIDEPFFPYRSGYFFIREAPLVISAVKALEVEPDIVLVDGHGIAHPRRAGLAVFVGIALDMPTLGFAKSILVGKIGSFKGITAPILLEGSTVGVALRVRENGKTYFVSPGHKLTVEESAIIAQSEYKNLIKALELAHNSSKKILGEGK